The region AAACGTTTGTTATCGATTACCTATGGCCTTTAATGAAAGCAGGGGCTTTATATGAAGATCAATATATTTTAGGCACCATTTCTAGACCCCTTATTGCTCAAAAACTTGTCGAAGTTGCTTTAAAAGAAAAAGCTCAAGCCATTGCTCATGGTGCAACCGGAAAAGGTAATGATCAAGTACGTTTTGAATACACAATTAACGCTTTAGCACCGCAATTAAAAGTCATTGCACCTTGGCGAACCTGGGAAATAAAGTCAAGACAACAAGCCATTGAGTACGCACAAGAACATGGTATTGAATTAAGTTTAACCCCGAAAGCACCTTATTCGCGTGATCATAATATTTGGTATATTTCTCATGAGGGTGGTGTATTAGAAGATCCAGCCCAAAGTTGTCCTGATGATGTTTTACTGATGACGAAACCACTTGAGCAAACACCTAATCAACCAGAACAACTGAGTATTGAGTTTGATAAAGGAGTTCCCGTTGCTATTAATAATCAGCAATTATCGCCGGTGCAACTTTTAAAATTACTGAATGAAATAGGTGGTAACCATGGGATTGGTGTTGCCGACCTTATTGAAAATCGGCTGGTGGGCATGAAAATTCGCGGCGTATATGAAGCGCCAGCGGCGGCAGTGCTCTATAAAGCCCATAAAATGCTAGAAAGCTTATGCCTTGATAAAGCAACTTTACATTTAAAACAATCATTACAAGGCACCTATGCTAACTTAGTTTATGAAGGACGTTGGTTTTCACAGACGCGCGAAGCACTAGATGCTTTTGTTACAGTCACTCAACAACATATGACAGGTACTGTTACACTTAAACTGTTTAAAGGCAATATTATACCATGTGGTATGACTTCCCCTTACAGTCTCCATCATGCTGCCTTTGCTACCTTCGAAGAAGACGAAGTTTATAATCAGCAAGACGCAGCTGGTTTTATAAATTTATTTTCTTTGTCAGCAAAAGTCTTTGGTATGGTGCATGGAGGAAAACATGAGTAATAAAACTTGGGGCGGTCGTTTTAAAAAACCTTTACACCCGCTAACCATTCAATTTAATGCCTCAATAGATTTTGATCATGTGCTTTATACTTATGATATTTTAGGCAGCAAAGCACATGCAAAAATGCTAGGCAAGCAAGAGATTATTTCTCAAAGTGAATCCGATACAATTTGCTATGCGCTTGATGAAATTTTACAAGAGCTTAGCACAGGCCAACATGAGTTAGATGTTCAGTTTGAAGATATACACATGTTTATTGAACAGTTACTCATTAAAAAAATTGGTGATGTTGGCAAAAAATTACATACAGGTCGCAGTCGCAATGATCAAGTAGCCCTCGATTTGCGCCTTTATACGCGCGAAGCTGCGGAAAAAGTCATTAAATTGCTGCAACAAGTTACTGCTGTTTTAGGTAAGTTAAGTGATAAACATGCTAAGGATAAAATGCCTGGTTATACCCATCTTCAGCAAGCACAGCCAGTTTTTTTAGGATGGTATATGGCTGCATATAAAAATATGTTTGAACGTGATATAAGCCGCTTTATCGATTTAAAAGAACGCATGAATTTTTCTCCCTTAGGTGCTGGCGCTTTAGCAGGAAGTAGCTTGCCTTTAGATAGACCGTGGGTTGCACAAGAATTGGGTTTTAAAGGCGTTATCGAAAATACATTAGATGCAGTGAGCGATAGAGATTTTATTATAGAGTTTTGTAGTGCTGCTAGTATTACTATGGTGCATTTATCCAGGATGTGTGAAGATTTTATTCTTTGGGCAACCACAGAATTTAATTTCTTAATCTTAGATGATGCCTTTGCTACTGGTTCTTCTCTAATGCCTAATAAGAAAAATCCCGATATTTTAGAATTAATACGTGGTAAAACTGGCCGTGTTTTCGGGCATTTAATGGGTATCTTAACAGTGATGAAAGCCCAACCTTTAGCTTACAATAAAGATATGCAAGAAGATAAAGAAGGCTTATTTGATACTGTTCTAACCTTAACCTCTTGTTTGAATATTCTTGCTCCTTTTTTAGAAAGCTTAACCTTTAATACTGCTAAGATGAAAAGCCAAGCAGAGCATGGTTATTTAGATGCAACCGCAGTTCTAGAAACATTAGTGCAAAAAGGGATGCCTTTTAGAGATGCGCATCATCAAGTAGGCGCGTGGGTTGCTAAAGCTATTGAAAAAAATTGCTCGTTACAAGAGATTTTACAGGAGAGCAGCAATGGCATTGCTTAATTTAGCTAATAATATTTATCCTAAGAGTTCTGCAACTCACGTTGTTAATGTGAAGCACCTTTTAACGGGTAAAGAGCTATCTGCAGCTGATATAGAAAATATATTGTGCTTAGCAGATAACATGAAAAGAAATCCAAGCAATTATCAAAATACGCTAGAAAAGAAAGTATTAGCCATGATTTTTGAAAAACCTTCTTTTAGGACACGCTTGAGTTTTAATTTAGCCATAGAAACATTAGGCGGCATAGCTGTTGAAAGTATTAGTAACACGCGGAAAACAGAAGAACCTAAAGATTTTATACGTGTATTAAACGGTTATTGCGATTTTGTCATGATAAGGACGCATGCAGACAAGCAATTACAAGAGATGGCGCAATATGCAACTATCCCTATCATTAATGGATTAACAGCCCTATATCATCCTTGTCAAATATTGGCTGACTTACTAACGTTGAAAGAACATTTCGGTAAGCTTAATGAATTAACCTTAGCCTACATTGGGGATGGCAATAACATCTTGCATAGCTTACTCATTATGGCCCCACGTGTTGGGATAACGATTCATTATTGTTGTCCTAAAGGGCATGAGCCTGATGCAACAATTTTGTCGGAAAGTAAAAAATTATTTCCTGACCAGATTCATTGTTTTACAACACCTGCTTTGGCTGTGCAAAATGTGCAGGCTGTTTATACGGATGTATGGGTTAGCATGGGCTTTGAAGGGCAAACATCTCAAAGTAATTTTGCTAATTTTCAAGTTAATGAGGCATTAATGGGTCAGGCTAAACCTGAAGCTGTTTTTATGCATTGTATGCCTATGGAGCGGGGCAAGGAAGTTTCTACAACGTTACCAGATAGCTCTCAGTCCATTATTTTTAAACAAAGTGAAAATCGCCTGCATATTCAAAAAGCTATTTTGTTGTTTTTAAAATCCTTTTACTAATTAATGATTTTTTAAATATTATAAAGTTAAAATTTTAAGTATACATGCGGGGTTTTAAGCAGTATTATTTGAAAAAATAGTCTCCAAAACTTCATTTTCCAGGTAAGCTACTATTCTTTATAATATTTAAATTTATTAATTGGTAAAGATAATATGAATCTGGCAGTTGTAACATTTAAAAATCGCAGGATGTTGATCAGTCTTATTAAATCCGATTTTAAAGATCGTTATTTGGGACATCATCTTGGTATAATTTGGGCTTTTATTCAGCCCTTAGTTATGGTGGCTGTTTATTGGTTTGTGTTTACCCATGGTTTTCGAATTAGCGCTGTAGCAAATGTTCCTTTTTTACTTTGGCTGTTAGCAGGATTGGTACCCTGGTTTTTACTTAATGAAGCTATTATCAGTTCAAGTAATGCAATTGTTTCTCAGTCTTTTTTTGTAAAAAAAATTGTATTTGAGGTTAAATTATTGCCTATTGTGAAGGTTGGTTCTGCAATCTTAGTGAATCTAATTTTTTTGTCTTTTTTAATCTGTGTCTGCATCGCCTATGGGTTTTATCCCAATGTCTGGTGGTTACAACTTATTTATTATATGGGATGCATTATAGCTATTAGCTTAAGCCTGGGGCTTCTTATCTCAGCAATCATGCCTTTTTGGTCTGATGTGGGTCAAATATTGATAGTTGTTATGCAAGTTTTATTTTGGGCCACACCGATTATGTGGAATAAAGATATGTTAAGTGGTAATTATTCA is a window of Legionella busanensis DNA encoding:
- a CDS encoding argininosuccinate synthase — encoded protein: MNVTIKKIVLAYSGGLDTSVMIPWLKNNYKNAEIIAVICDLGQQEDLAAIQKKALKSGAAKALVLDVQETFVIDYLWPLMKAGALYEDQYILGTISRPLIAQKLVEVALKEKAQAIAHGATGKGNDQVRFEYTINALAPQLKVIAPWRTWEIKSRQQAIEYAQEHGIELSLTPKAPYSRDHNIWYISHEGGVLEDPAQSCPDDVLLMTKPLEQTPNQPEQLSIEFDKGVPVAINNQQLSPVQLLKLLNEIGGNHGIGVADLIENRLVGMKIRGVYEAPAAAVLYKAHKMLESLCLDKATLHLKQSLQGTYANLVYEGRWFSQTREALDAFVTVTQQHMTGTVTLKLFKGNIIPCGMTSPYSLHHAAFATFEEDEVYNQQDAAGFINLFSLSAKVFGMVHGGKHE
- the argH gene encoding argininosuccinate lyase produces the protein MSNKTWGGRFKKPLHPLTIQFNASIDFDHVLYTYDILGSKAHAKMLGKQEIISQSESDTICYALDEILQELSTGQHELDVQFEDIHMFIEQLLIKKIGDVGKKLHTGRSRNDQVALDLRLYTREAAEKVIKLLQQVTAVLGKLSDKHAKDKMPGYTHLQQAQPVFLGWYMAAYKNMFERDISRFIDLKERMNFSPLGAGALAGSSLPLDRPWVAQELGFKGVIENTLDAVSDRDFIIEFCSAASITMVHLSRMCEDFILWATTEFNFLILDDAFATGSSLMPNKKNPDILELIRGKTGRVFGHLMGILTVMKAQPLAYNKDMQEDKEGLFDTVLTLTSCLNILAPFLESLTFNTAKMKSQAEHGYLDATAVLETLVQKGMPFRDAHHQVGAWVAKAIEKNCSLQEILQESSNGIA
- the argF gene encoding ornithine carbamoyltransferase gives rise to the protein MALLNLANNIYPKSSATHVVNVKHLLTGKELSAADIENILCLADNMKRNPSNYQNTLEKKVLAMIFEKPSFRTRLSFNLAIETLGGIAVESISNTRKTEEPKDFIRVLNGYCDFVMIRTHADKQLQEMAQYATIPIINGLTALYHPCQILADLLTLKEHFGKLNELTLAYIGDGNNILHSLLIMAPRVGITIHYCCPKGHEPDATILSESKKLFPDQIHCFTTPALAVQNVQAVYTDVWVSMGFEGQTSQSNFANFQVNEALMGQAKPEAVFMHCMPMERGKEVSTTLPDSSQSIIFKQSENRLHIQKAILLFLKSFY
- a CDS encoding ABC transporter permease — protein: MNLAVVTFKNRRMLISLIKSDFKDRYLGHHLGIIWAFIQPLVMVAVYWFVFTHGFRISAVANVPFLLWLLAGLVPWFLLNEAIISSSNAIVSQSFFVKKIVFEVKLLPIVKVGSAILVNLIFLSFLICVCIAYGFYPNVWWLQLIYYMGCIIAISLSLGLLISAIMPFWSDVGQILIVVMQVLFWATPIMWNKDMLSGNYSYFIKLNPFSYIIEGFRTTIINQIPFWHSYDQMIYFWLFVLVCVFFGNIAFNKLRPHFADVL